A window of the Fusarium poae strain DAOMC 252244 chromosome 3, whole genome shotgun sequence genome harbors these coding sequences:
- a CDS encoding hypothetical protein (BUSCO:57147at5125) yields MSLIVSSVLTRPHSHMQPLKNITKSFFLQTRTMTTVASLKRLSAKSLSEKILEEVNVTDPTFAVIDVRDNDYIGGHIKGSTNVPAHTLDSMMPTLVRRLKDKKTVVFHCALSQQRGPSAALKYLRERDGLLRSMGEDPKGESGQEVFVLDQGFSGWQEVYGEDEKLTEGYVKDLWENY; encoded by the exons ATGAGCCTCATCGTTAGTTCAGTTCTCACTCGACCTCATTCTCACATGCAACCTCTCAAGAACATAACAAAGTCTTTCTTCCTACAGACTCGCACAATGACAACAGTTGCTTCTCTAAAGCGGCTGTCGGCCAAATCTCTTTCTGAAAAGATCCTTGAGGAAGTCAACGTCACAGATCCCACGTTCGCTGTTATCGATGTTCGTGATAATG ATTACATCGGTGGCCACATCAAGGGGTCAACCAATGTCCCCGCACACACTCTAGACTCTATGATGCCAACTCTGGTACGTCGcctcaaagacaaaaagacagTCGTATTTCACTGCGCATTGAGTCAACAGCGAGGACCAAGTGCTGCACTCAAGTACCTGCGAGAGCGGGATGGTCTTCTACGCTCCATGGGTGAAGACCCCAAGGGCGAGAGCGGTCAGGAAGTGTTTGTTTTGGACCAAGGGTTCTCTGGATGGCAGGAAGTCTACGGCGAGGACGAGAAGTTGACAGAGGGATACGTCAAGGATCTTTGGGAAAACTATTAA
- a CDS encoding hypothetical protein (BUSCO:41974at5125), producing MSLFCFHDPFTDCTLVMIVSTFLRPRQTLLFVNTLKSTANSLRLFPSSTHTTDIYSTPRRHTQYRLYSKMGSQPEQIKENGHRTSEGVIADLGFTPMVMVDGQWTVDKVVKEIPGGAPAEESSSPLPFFHMLERLKTTKREGWRRFGISRGESIADHMYRMSMISMFAPPSLAPKLDLAKCMKMCLIHDMAELLVGDITPVDGVPKPEKSRRESETMDFLTKNLLRNVAGGTTGEDIRAIWQEYEDSETLDSHFVHDVDKMELLLQMVEYEKRGEGRLDLGEFAYVATRMHLPEMKAWGQDVLKEREAFWGSKTHVHGEEGTSGGVTTERKGQQDDYYNKA from the exons ATGAG TCTCTTCTGTTTCCATGACCCATTCACCGATTGCACTCTTGTTATGATTGTCTCTACTTTCCTACGGCCTCGGCAAACACTTCTCTTTGTCAACACTCTCAAATCTACAGCCAATTCGCTACGACTGTTCCCTTCTTCAACTCACACTACCGACATTTACTCAACCCCACGACGACACACACAGTACCGACTCTACTCTAAGATGGGTTCGCAACCGGAACAGATCAAGGAGAATGGACACCGTACCTCGGAAGGAGTAATCGCAGATTTGGGTTTCACACCTATGGTCATGGTCGATGGCCAATGGACTGTTGATAAGGTCGTCAAGGAGATTCCTGGTGGTGCGCCCGCTGAGGAGTCCTCGTCACCGCTTCCCTTTTTCCACATGCTCGAACGACTCAAGACGACCAAGCGTGAAGGATGGAGGCGGTTCGGCATCTCTAG GGGAGAGTCTATCGCCGACCACATGTATCGCATGTCTATGATCTCCATGTTCGCGCCACCCTCCCTCGCTCCCAAGCTCGATCTCGCCAAGTGCATGAAGATGTGCCTTATCCACGACATGGCAGAACTTCTTGTTGGCGATATTACCCCTGTTGACGGCGTCCCCAAACCCGAAAAGAGTCGACGTGAATCCGAGACCATGGACTTCTTAACAAAGAACCTGCTAAGAAACGTCGCCGGCGGCACGACAGGCGAGGATATCCGCGCCATCTGGCAAGAATACGAGGACTCCGAAACGCTAGACAGCCACTTTGTGCACGACGTGGACAAGATGGAACTTCTTTTGCAGATGGTCGAGTACGAGAAGCGCGGTGAGGGTAGACTAGACCTAGGCGAGTTCGCGTACGTCGCTACCAGGATGCATTTGCCGGAGATGAAGGCATGGGGCCAGGATGTTCTCAAGGAGCGGGAGGCTTTCTGGGGAAGCAAGACACATGTTCACGGTGAGGAGGGCACCAGCGGAGGTGTCACTACAGAGCGAAAGGGTCAGCAAGACGACTACTACAACAAAGCCTAA
- a CDS encoding hypothetical protein (BUSCO:53987at5125) produces the protein MTIPTHFHMPGGFNREGVHPGLFRPPMSPSPSTSYGYASPYSTATPEGQAGKRKRTCHDMSRSQDIRIHDDVDRHGYFGSPLSQIRNDDMRYQLAGQLDTPSAGPFDTRMLDESVYSDSDYRRALGSKRTQHDTDHNDAGPTQLFHLPPNPMPSQGWGSFAFSTIGGVVGRVWEFCKTGSFRGFQAGGGKAYAMNSGRVEELDQTLFESHHFPGRFPPPQEDYFNHQSDNADHEMNSGASTPTAPHPKRRHTDNKDELGRNWVMVSDEKPAEPEPVPKPTPQLRRPSCYATPRNRNSGPSMTTGRRISATPSSRFSSASTPGQRRSTINRPSSRLSVGPSPSAPSPRAASTASFASFTSFGSPREATPSKIPQPSRRRTTAAPSPITKTSSHRRSHSNASVASGRGGSAEASPRLTAEAKHLAARRKMEERDADVRINAFNKQLQDMIRQGREALGTTIEVEGNWDDDL, from the coding sequence ATGACTATCCCAACGCATTTCCACATGCCTGGCGGCTTCAATCGCGAGGGCGTTCACCCTGGCCTGTTCCGTCCGCCCATGTCCCCAAGCCCGAGCACCAGCTACGGTTACGCCTCCCCGTACAGCACTGCGACACCCGAAGGGCAAGCTGGAAAGCGAAAACGGACCTGTCATGACATGTCACGATCGCAAGACATTCGCATACACGATGACGTCGATAGGCATGGCTACTTTGGATCACCCCTTTCTCAGATAAGAAATGACGACATGCGTTATCAACTTGCTGGACAGCTCGATACACCAAGCGCCGGCCCTTTTGATACTCGTATGCTCGATGAGAGCGTTTACTCGGATTCAGACTATCGTCGCGCACTTGGCTCTAAACGAACGCAGCATGATACTGATCATAACGACGCTGGCCCGACACAACTGTTCCATCTCCCTCCTAACCCAATGCCTTCGCAAGGCTGGGGCAGTTTCGCATTTTCGACTATTGGCGGCGTCGTCGGCCGTGTGTGGGAGTTTTGTAAGACTGGTTCATTTAGAGGATTCCAAGCTGGCGGTGGCAAGGCTTACGCGATGAATTCTGGCAGGGTGGAAGAGCTGGACCAGACACTGTTCGAAAGTCACCACTTCCCTGGACGATTCCCACCGCCGCAGGAAGACTACTTCAATCATCAGTCCGATAATGCCGACCATGAGATGAACAGTGGCGCATCTACACCCACAGCACCGCACCCGAAGAGAAGACACACTGATAATAAGGATGAACTTGGCAGGAATTGGGTCATGGTGAGTGATGAGAAACCAGCTGAGCCAGAGCCTGTACCCAAGCCCACTCCTCAATTACGACGTCCGTCTTGTTATGCGACCCCTCGAAATCGAAACTCAGGTCCCTCGATGACAACAGGTCGACGCATCAGCGCTACTCCATCATCTCGATTTTCATCCGCCTCTACTCCTGGTCAGCGACGATCAACTATCAACCGACCTTCGAGCCGATTATCAGTTGGCCCCTCCCCTTCGGCGCCTTCCCCTCGCGCAGCATCAACCGCCTCTTTCGCCTCTTTTACTTCCTTTGGGTCCCCTCGTGAGGCAACTCCAAGCAAGATTCCCCAACCTAGTCGTCGCCGAACCACAGCTGCACCATCACCGATAACCAAGACATCTTCACACCGCCGGTCTCATAGTAATGCCTCAGTAGCGTCAGGACGTGGAGGGTCCGCCGAAGCCAGTCCCCGTCTCACTGCAGAAGCCAAGCATCTCGCAGCCCGCCGTAAGATGGAAGAACGAGATGCAGATGTGCGGATCAACGCTTTTAATAAGCAATTACAGGATATGATTCGTCAGGGTAGAGAAGCGTTGGGCACGACGATAGAAGTGGAAGGTAACTGGGATGATGACCTGTGA
- a CDS encoding hypothetical protein (TransMembrane:1 (o50-68i)) yields MTTTTAAATAEPQMPIVSVWGWCLSCTRTYPQPHLLDPNPPSKMPSKKQWIIGGVVTTIIIWGIYSACQRCKNEKEEVKKKEAKKAPVMVDDESESSIELTVLSPREYRSSY; encoded by the exons ATGACCACAACCACAGCTGCAGCTACAGCTGAGCCCCAAATGCCCATAGTGTCTGTCTGGGGTTGGTGTCTCAGCTGT ACCCGAACATATCCCCAACCTCACCTTCTGGATCCAAACCCACCAAGCAAAATGCCCTCGAAAAAGCAATGGATAATAGGAGGCGTCGTGACGACCATAATAATCTGGGGAATCTATTCCGCCTGTCAGCGATGCAAgaatgagaaggaggaggtcaagaagaaggaggctaAAAAGGCACCAGTCATGGTCGACGACGAGTCAGAGTCGAGCATCGAGCTTACTGTACTTTCACCGCGCGAATATCGCTCTTCATATTAA
- a CDS encoding hypothetical protein (TransMembrane:13 (o57-74i79-97o117-136i148-170o176-196i208-235o259-277i353-377o397-417i429-449o455-476i488-512o532-550i)~BUSCO:7737at5125): MPDYDDDMLPEPASGSHQDRTWGGNNAFHNFFNDFSHIPDPNLRRRLALSEIDKVPFGAYHIRAVLVAGVGFFLDSYDIFAINLITILLGVVFWGDPNPQNGFSGNDGYLPDRVNQAFKASTSAGIVVGMIVFGWLADGFGRRRMYGVELAIIIMATLCCALISSSPAMGSTGLLIFWRIIMGIGIGGDYPLSSVITSEFAPTRWRGAMVAAVFSMQGLGQVAAAIVALITTVAFKSAFVGVADESQCGYECRLAADRAWRIIVGVGAIPACAALYYRITIPETPRYTFDVELDVEKADADIKAYVASKSKGSFDVVHQVRSKRSSTRGLNVPRASWSDLIAFFRQWTNLKMLLGTTLSWFFLDLAFYGLGLNNTFILHAVGYGAGNNLFDKLQNQAVGMIILTCAGSLPGYWTAILTVDTFGRKPLQVVGFLLLTILFCVLGFTYNNLTQGGLLALYIVGQFLFNAGPNTTTFIVPGECFPTRYRSTGHGISAAMGKIGAIVAQAISIPMVRQGASENCKDADCTPNLHRLLQLFALFMLFGTFASLLIPETKGMTLEELSGEPRTSYNSGCNGSISLGSPKLRAWNPFRGGQPAGFSYPRSRVGQFRKSDRVGIMTSPELMAETSRLRKTRLWRRHRKAKSSSGTDIALSTRSSGTADDDIFPAGPPATTTTSPPPPPPPSWGAGWGRIDRGGPPPLLNSVQLQDVGSLLTK; encoded by the exons ATGCCAGACTACGACGACGACATGCTCCCCGAGCCTGCTTCCGGCTCTCACCAGGATCGAACTTGGGGCGGCAACAACGCTTTTCACAACTTCTTTAACGATTTCTCTCACATCCCTGACCCCAATCTTCGCCGCCGTCTTGCCTTGTCTGAGATTGACAAGGTTCCTTTTGGCGCATACC ATATCCGTGCTGTTTTAGTAGCTGGTGTTGGCTTTTTCCTGGATTCATATGATATCTTTGCTATCAACCTCATCACAATACTCCTAGGAGTTGTGTTTTGGGGGGATCCAAATCCTCAAAACGGTTTCAGCGGCAATGATGGCTACCTCCCTGACCGAGTGAACCAAGCTTTCAAGGCATCCACCAGTGCTGGAATTGTGGTGGGCATGATAGTATTTGGATGGCTGGCAGA TGGTTTTGGTCGACGACGTATGTATGGTGTTGAATTGGCCATCATTATCATGGCCACACTCTGCTGTGCTCTTATTTCCTCGAGCCCTGCTATGGGGTCAACCGGTCTCCTGATCTTCTGGCGCATCATCATG GGAATTGGCATCGGCGGCGACTATCCATTATCCAGTGTAATTACATCTGA ATTCGCACCGACAAGGTGGCGTGGTGCTATGGTTGCTGCTGTCTTCTCTATGCAGGGACTTGGACAGGTTGCAGCTGCTATTGTCGCCCTGATTACTACTGTCGCATTCAAGAGTGCCTTTGTTGGTGTTGCTGACGAAAGTCAATGCGGCTACGAATGTCGATTAGCTGCTGATCGAGCATGGCGAATCATTGTTGGAGTCGGCGCCATTCCTGCTTGTGCCGCCCTCTACTACCGTATTACGATTCCCGAAACGCCTCGATATACATTCGACGTTGAACTCGACGTTGAAAAAGCCGACGCCGACATCAAAGCGTACGTAGCGAGCAAGTCCAAGGGGTCATTCGATGTGGTTCATCAGGTCCGATCTAAGCGCTCGTCTACGCGCGGTCTCAATGTACCGCGTGCATCGTGGTCCGATCTCATTGCTTTCTTCCGCCAATGGACCAACTTGAAAATGCTTCTTGGCACAACCCTCTCGTGGTTCTTCCTG GATCTGGCCTTTTACGGTCTAGGACTCAACAACACCTTTATCCTCCACGCTGTCGGTTATGGTGCTGGCAACAATCTTTTTGACAAGCTCCAAAACCAAGCGGTGGGGATGATTATCTTGACTTGTGCTGGCTCGCTTCCCGGCTACTGGACGGCGATTCTCACCGTCGACACCTTCGGTCGCAAGCCATTGCAAGTTGTGGgattccttcttctcacaaTTCTCTTTTGCGTTCTTGGTTTTACATACAACAATTTGACTCAGGGGGGCTTGCTCGCACTGTACATCGTTGGGCAGTTTCTTTTCAACGCCGGCCCGAACACAACCACGTTCATCGTCCCTGGCGAATGCTTCCCGACCCGATATCGCTCTACCGGACATGGAATCAGTGCTGCTATGGGCAAGATTGGCGCTATCGTTGCCCAAGCTATTAGCATCCCGATGGTCCGCCAAGGAGCCTCCGAGAATTGCAAGGACGCCGACTGCACACCAAACCTGCACCGATTGCTTCAGCTCTTTGCTCTTTTCATGCTGTTTGGTACCTTTGCCTCTTTGTTGATTCCCGAGACTAAGGGTATGACATTGGAGGAGCTTTCTGGTGAGCCTAGGACGAGTTACAACTCGGGATGTAACGGAAGCATAAGTCTTGGTTCGCCTAAACTCAGGGCGTGGAATCCTTTCCGTGGCGGCCAGCCTGCAGGATTCTCGTATCCTAGATCCAGAGTGGGACAGTTTCGAAAGAGCGACCGTGTTGGCATCATGACGTCGCCGGAGCTCATGGCCGAAACATCTCGACTTCGAAAGACGCGTCTCTGGAGGAGACATCGCAAGGCCAAGTCGAGCAGTGGTACCGATATCGCCCTGAGTACCCGAAGCTCGGGCACAGCAGACGACGATATCTTCCCGGCAGGGCCACCTGCTACTACAACAACCAGTCCTCCtccgccgcctccgccgAGTTGGGGAGCAGGCTGGGGACGGATAGACCGGGGAGGACCACCTCCATTGTTGAACTCGGTTCAGCTACAGGATGTCGGTAGCCTTCTCACAAAATGA
- a CDS encoding hypothetical protein (TransMembrane:1 (o23-44i)), with translation MAKRLAVYGSAPTDPWKTNNVKVLLVTAFIATAAIIILCLYLFSEKRRKKRIERKSGTQADANGDEEAPAPEPEAEAPAEEEPKEEEEEEEEETKASTWIQQLIESNINGYKQEDEAPNESQNMRILRAIAPPSARRAVDTIAMLENMMRNPDREREWMTFSTGSYFRAG, from the exons ATGGCTAAGAGGCTCGCGGTCTACGGAAGTGCCCCCACCGATCCTTGGAAAACAAACAATGTCAAAGTCCTCTTAGTGACTGCCTTCATTGCCACCGCGGCTATCATCATATTATGCCTTTACCTTTTCTCCGAGAAGAGGCGCAAGAAGCGCATTGAGCGGAAAAGTGGCACACAGGCCGATGCAAAC GGTGACGAAGAAGCACCTGCTCCGGAGCCGGAGGCGGAAGCACCCGCGGAAGAAGAacccaaagaagaagaagaggaggaggaggaggagaccaAGGCAAGTACTTGGATACAACAACTCATTGAGAGCAATATTAACGGGTACAAACAGGAAGATGAAGCACCGAATGAGAGCCAGAATATGAGGATCCTTAGGGCTATTGCACCACCATCAGCGCGCCGTGCGGTAGATACCATAGCCATGCTAGAGAACATGATGCGCAACCcagacagagagagagaatGGATGACCTTTTCGACTGGGTCATATTTTCGGGCTGGTTAG
- a CDS encoding hypothetical protein (SECRETED:SignalP(1-20)~CAZy:CE4): MQFSLLKLATYAGLIQAAAAAVPVGTPITTCTVAKNIALTFDDGPFEYTTELLDQLKKYGYKATFFLNGNNWGNINNYKAVVQRMVNEGHQVGSHTYSHPDLATLGSAEIRSQMTRLEADFLNIIGKYPTYMRAPYFSYGSNALPVMKTLGYHVIGADIDTLDWEYNTPAETDIALRLFKQGTTALRTISLFHDVHVNTVRNLIPKVLDAVSRSTRIPVTVGQCLGDPAANWYKTTKRTKRDLEEIDALVEKEVTERALSNYIEHSRFRRTTKA, from the exons ATGCAGTTCTCTCTCCTCAAGCTCGCCACCTACGCTGGTCTCATCCAGGCCGCTGCCGCTGCTGTCCCCGTCGGCACCCCCATCACCACCTGTACTGTGGCCAAGAACATTGCCCTCACCTTTGACGATGGTCCTTTCGAGTACACCACCGAGCTTCTTGATCAGCTCAAGAAGTACGGCTACAAGGCCACTTTCTTCCTGAATGGCAACAACTGGGGCAACATCAACAACTACAAGGCTGTTGTCCAGCGAATGGTCAACGAGGGTCACCAGGTTGGCTCCCACAC TTACAGCCACCCTGACCTCGCTACTCTGGGCAGTGCCGAGATCCGCTCTCAGATGACCCGTCTTGAGGCTGATttcctcaacatcatcggAAAGTACCCTACCTACATGCGAGCCCCCTACTTCAGCTACGGCTCCAACGCTCTCCCCGTCATGAAGACCCTTGGCTACCACGTCATCGGTGCTGATATCGACACTCTTGACTGGGAGTACAACACTCCTGCCGAGACCGATATTGCTCTCAGGCTTTTCAAGCAGGGTACCACTGCTCTCCGTACCATCTCTCTCTTCCACGACGTGCACGTCAACACTGTCCGCAACCTGATCCCCAAGGTCCTCGACGCCGTCAGCCGCAGCACCCGCATCC CTGTTACCGTCGGCCAGTGCCTTGGCGACCCTGCTGCCAACTGGTACAAGACCACCAAGCGCACCAAGCGTGACCTCGAGGAGATCGATGCCCTTGTTGAGAAGGAGGTTACTGAGCGTGCTCTCTCCAACTACATTGAgcactctcgcttccgccgCACCACCAAGGCTTAA
- a CDS encoding hypothetical protein (TransMembrane:1 (o224-245i)) — protein MAPLPTIYVRESVASGADSLDERSVPGEAATTRPSSLEPRERIPELDEGTTLPPKFAGSDNAHDSPLSGYDISKRTLHAREDPLPDYIDHCELHGPGIKCVRKPGVPTGRPIIADPPGFFPYGYGPSETSNGLPVIGGPDLPVKDSRHSGPPSDVGQPYGGGPPSDVGQPYGGGPPSDIGRPSGGGRRPQPMTHDPAIDLTPGRVPMGEVGPPGPSFMNRYGNMIYIGLGVIAVAGAGYFGFNFWKKKKAAASEAAE, from the coding sequence ATGGCGCCACTTCCTACGATCTACGTGCGCGAGTCTGTCGCTTCCGGTGCAGATTCCCTCGATGAACGGTCTGTCCCAGGCGAGGCCGCAACCACTCGTCCTTCCTCTCTTGAGCCGCGAGAAAGGATACCAGAACTCGACGAAGGCACTACCCTACCGCCCAAATTCGCCGGATCTGATAACGCTCACGACTCGCCCCTTTCTGGGTATGACATTTCTAAAAGAACTCTACATGCTCGTGAAGATCCCCTTCCAGATTACATTGATCATTGCGAACTTCATGGGCCTGGCATAAAATGTGTTCGAAAGCCTGGTGTTCCCACTGGTCGACCTATTATTGCTGACCCCCCCGGTTTTTTTCCGTATGGATATGGACCTTCTGAGACTTCCAATGGCCTACCTGTTATTGGTGGTCCTGATCTACCGGTTAAGGATAGTCGACATTCTGGTCCACCTTCTGATGTTGGTCAACCTTATGGCGGTGGTCCACCTTCTGATGTTGGTCAACCTTATGGCGGTGGTCCACCTTCTGATATTGGTCGACCTTCTGGTGGTGGTCGTAGACCTCAACCCATGACACACGATCCTGCAATTGATCTCACACCTGGCAGGGTACCGATGGGTGAGGTTGGACCACCCGGGCCCTCATTCATGAACAGATACGGGAACATGATCTATATCGGTCTCGGTGTCATCGCTGTTGCAGGTGCTGGCTATTTTGGTTTCAATTtttggaagaagaagaaggctgctgcTTCTGAAGCTGCAGAGTAA
- a CDS encoding hypothetical protein (TransMembrane:1 (o20-41i)): MIERPRLHPNHRNHPKTNNFWKWLAGIALILAVFAILIGVVKKGDHNKKGDKGHCHKHRKKPQGSGTQTAPGGTQTAPGGAQTAFGGAQTAFGGTQTAPGSALIPLQAPRPQAPRPQASRLALEAP; this comes from the coding sequence ATGATTGAGAGGCCGAGACTCCACCCCAATCACAGAAACCACCCTAAAACTAACAATTTCTGGAAATGGTTGGCTGGGATTGCCCTCATCCTCGCGGTCTTTGCAATCCTAATCGGAGTAGTTAAAAAGGGTGACCACAACAAAAAGGGTGACAAGGGTCACTGCCATAAACACCGAAAGAAGCCCCAGGGAAGCGGCACCCAGACTGCCCCTGGAGGTACCCAGACTGCCCCTGGAGGTGCCCAGACTGCCTTTGGAGGTGCCCAGACTGCCTTTGGAGGTACCCAGACTGCCCCTGGAAGTGCCTTGATACCTCTGCAAGCACCCAGACCGCAAGCACCCAGACCGCAGGCATCCAGACTGGCTCTGGAGGCACCCTGA